One window of the Streptomyces sp. ITFR-21 genome contains the following:
- a CDS encoding ATP synthase F0 subunit B, giving the protein MDVQKKLDEIAAAVAGARSMPMSASCVVNRAELLAMLDEVSAALPTSLSQAEELLGDREQMVQEARAEAQRIIQAAHAERGSLVSDTQIARRSQDEAERIVAEARREAEEIRAEADDYVDSKLANFEVVLTKTIGSVDRGREKLLGRDPYADYTEDGYGQDDDPDAPERSADPETLRRRADEYVDTKLGAFEAVLTKTLEAVGRGRLKLTGHNPIDDLAAQMAAADAAEGLGEQVGGHHQSDAEYMAGLAAPVPSGQAELSQYGYAPAAAQAPVPAQADPYGQQPYPQDPAAPYGYDRQDYPQQPQQQEYAQQAGYAADPYTPQQSFPQDPAAPYGYDQEQGYEQQQYPPQLPYQPQEGYAPQPAALDETSFFDTGLIDLNRLRELEQGR; this is encoded by the coding sequence GTGGACGTCCAGAAGAAGCTCGATGAGATCGCGGCAGCCGTCGCCGGCGCCCGGTCGATGCCGATGTCGGCCTCCTGCGTGGTGAACCGGGCCGAGCTGCTGGCCATGCTCGACGAGGTCTCCGCGGCACTGCCGACCTCCCTCTCCCAGGCCGAGGAACTCCTCGGCGACCGCGAGCAGATGGTCCAGGAGGCCAGGGCCGAGGCCCAGCGGATCATCCAGGCGGCCCACGCCGAGCGCGGCTCGCTCGTCTCCGACACCCAGATCGCCCGCCGGTCGCAGGACGAGGCCGAGCGGATCGTGGCCGAGGCCCGCCGCGAGGCCGAGGAGATCCGGGCCGAGGCCGACGACTACGTGGACAGCAAACTCGCCAACTTCGAGGTGGTCCTCACCAAGACCATCGGCTCGGTCGACCGTGGCCGGGAGAAGCTGCTGGGCCGCGACCCGTACGCCGACTACACCGAGGACGGCTACGGGCAGGACGACGACCCGGACGCCCCCGAGCGCAGCGCCGACCCCGAGACGCTGCGCCGCCGCGCCGACGAGTACGTGGACACCAAGCTCGGCGCCTTCGAAGCAGTGCTCACCAAGACCCTGGAGGCGGTCGGCCGCGGCCGGCTCAAGCTCACCGGGCACAACCCGATCGACGACCTGGCCGCGCAGATGGCCGCCGCGGACGCCGCCGAGGGCCTCGGCGAGCAGGTCGGCGGACACCACCAGAGCGACGCGGAGTACATGGCGGGCCTGGCCGCCCCGGTGCCCTCCGGGCAGGCCGAACTCAGCCAGTACGGCTACGCCCCGGCCGCCGCCCAGGCCCCCGTCCCCGCCCAGGCCGACCCGTACGGCCAGCAGCCCTATCCGCAGGATCCGGCCGCGCCCTACGGCTACGACCGGCAGGACTACCCGCAGCAGCCGCAGCAGCAGGAGTACGCGCAGCAGGCCGGATACGCGGCCGACCCGTACACCCCGCAGCAGTCCTTCCCGCAGGATCCGGCCGCGCCCTACGGCTACGACCAGGAGCAGGGCTACGAGCAGCAGCAGTACCCGCCGCAGCTCCCGTACCAGCCGCAGGAGGGGTACGCGCCGCAGCCCGCGGCGCTGGACGAGACCAGCTTCTTCGACACCGGCCTGATCGACCTCAACCGGCTGCGGGAACTCGAACAGGGCCGCTGA
- a CDS encoding YceD family protein — translation MNTRLDHRDPLVFDTRELGRRPGAMKKVSRSVPAPKDLGIIDVIGVPEGAAVVLDLRLESVMEGVLVTGTVRAPVTGECVRCLEPVRRELDTDFQEMFSYPDADTRTARRDEAGDDAEDEDVLELEDDLFDLEPVLRDAVVLALPLRPVCRDDCPGLCSECGALLADDPDHHHEVTDIRWAALKDLTKDLHPHSGAGDDTDENQEK, via the coding sequence CTGAACACCCGCCTCGACCACCGTGACCCGCTCGTGTTCGACACACGCGAGCTGGGCCGTCGTCCTGGCGCGATGAAGAAGGTCTCCCGGTCGGTGCCCGCCCCCAAGGACCTCGGCATCATCGACGTCATCGGGGTGCCGGAGGGCGCCGCCGTCGTGCTGGACCTCCGCCTGGAGTCGGTCATGGAGGGTGTGCTGGTCACCGGCACCGTCCGCGCGCCGGTGACGGGGGAGTGCGTAAGGTGCCTGGAGCCCGTACGGCGCGAGCTGGACACGGACTTCCAGGAGATGTTCTCCTACCCCGACGCCGACACCAGGACCGCCCGCAGGGACGAAGCCGGTGACGACGCCGAGGACGAGGACGTGCTTGAGCTCGAAGACGACCTCTTCGACCTCGAACCCGTACTGCGGGACGCGGTGGTGCTCGCACTGCCGCTCCGGCCGGTGTGCCGGGACGACTGTCCGGGCCTGTGCTCCGAATGCGGGGCCCTGCTCGCCGACGACCCGGACCACCACCACGAGGTCACCGACATCCGTTGGGCGGCCTTGAAGGATCTGACCAAGGATCTCCATCCGCACAGCGGTGCCGGAGACGACACCGACGAGAACCAGGAGAAGTAG
- the rpmF gene encoding 50S ribosomal protein L32, whose translation MAVPKRKMSRSNTRHRRSQWKAAPVSLVACERCHEPKLQHIACPSCGTYNRRQVLEV comes from the coding sequence GTGGCTGTTCCCAAGCGGAAGATGTCGCGCAGTAACACGCGCCACCGCCGTTCGCAGTGGAAGGCTGCGCCCGTGAGCCTGGTGGCGTGCGAGCGCTGCCACGAGCCGAAGCTCCAGCACATCGCGTGCCCGAGCTGCGGCACCTACAACCGTCGTCAGGTCCTCGAGGTCTGA
- the rnc gene encoding ribonuclease III — protein MTGTVSSTSPTSSQPDAPASQKAADAADKASSHALLEGRLGYHLDPALLVRSLTHRSYAYENGGLPTNERLEFLGDSVLGLVVTDTLYRTHPDLPEGQLAKLRAAVVNSRALAGVSRGLDLGAFIRLGRGEEGTGGRDKASILADTLEAVIGAVYLDQGLDAASELVHRLFDPLIEESSNLGAGLDWKTSLQELTASEGLGVPEYGVTESGPDHEKTFTAAARVGGVEYGTGTGRSKKEAEQQAAEAAWRSIRKASTSPAS, from the coding sequence GTGACAGGCACCGTGTCCTCAACGTCCCCCACGTCCTCCCAACCCGACGCACCGGCGTCGCAGAAGGCCGCGGACGCCGCGGACAAGGCCTCGTCCCACGCGCTCCTGGAAGGGCGGCTCGGGTACCACCTCGACCCCGCCCTTCTGGTGCGCTCGCTGACCCACCGCTCGTACGCGTACGAGAACGGCGGGCTGCCCACCAACGAACGGCTGGAGTTCCTCGGGGACTCCGTGCTCGGGCTGGTGGTCACCGACACCCTCTATCGCACCCACCCCGACCTACCCGAGGGCCAACTGGCCAAGCTGCGGGCCGCGGTGGTCAACTCGCGGGCCCTGGCGGGCGTCAGCCGCGGGCTCGACCTGGGCGCGTTCATCCGGCTCGGCCGGGGCGAAGAGGGAACCGGCGGCAGGGACAAGGCGTCCATCCTCGCGGACACGCTCGAGGCGGTGATCGGGGCGGTCTACCTCGATCAGGGCCTCGACGCGGCCTCCGAACTGGTCCACCGGCTCTTCGACCCCCTGATCGAGGAGTCCTCCAACCTGGGCGCCGGCCTGGACTGGAAGACCTCCTTGCAGGAACTCACCGCCTCCGAGGGCCTCGGCGTCCCCGAATACGGTGTCACCGAATCCGGCCCCGACCACGAGAAGACCTTCACGGCTGCCGCCCGCGTCGGTGGTGTCGAGTACGGCACCGGCACCGGCCGCAGCAAGAAGGAAGCGGAGCAGCAGGCCGCCGAGGCGGCCTGGCGCAGCATCCGCAAGGCGTCGACCTCCCCGGCGAGCTGA
- the mutM gene encoding bifunctional DNA-formamidopyrimidine glycosylase/DNA-(apurinic or apyrimidinic site) lyase codes for MPELPEVEVVRRGLARWASGRTVDEVTVLHPRAVRRHPAGADDFAKRLRGAVLGPAHRRGKYLWVPLDEDTAMVAHLGMSGQFLIRPAQAPPETHLRVRLTFADSEGTDLRFVDQRTFGGVSLHETVAGDRENLPQPLAHIARDPIDPAFDDDAFHAALRRKRTTVKRALLDQSLISGVGNIYADEALWRTRLHYERPAATMTRPRTAELLTHIREVMGDALAAGGTSFDSLYVNVNGESGYFDRSLDAYGREDLPCRRCGTPIRRRAWMNRSSYFCPRCQPEPRAAS; via the coding sequence GTGCCCGAACTGCCGGAAGTGGAAGTCGTTCGGCGCGGGCTGGCCCGGTGGGCGAGCGGCCGGACCGTCGACGAGGTGACGGTGCTGCACCCGCGGGCGGTACGGCGGCATCCCGCGGGGGCCGACGACTTCGCCAAGCGCCTGCGGGGCGCGGTGCTCGGGCCGGCCCACCGCAGGGGCAAGTACCTGTGGGTGCCGCTGGACGAGGACACCGCGATGGTCGCCCACCTGGGCATGAGCGGGCAGTTCCTGATCCGGCCGGCGCAGGCCCCGCCGGAGACGCACCTGCGGGTCAGGCTGACGTTCGCCGACAGCGAGGGCACCGACCTGCGCTTCGTGGACCAGCGGACCTTCGGCGGGGTCTCGCTGCACGAGACGGTCGCCGGCGACCGGGAGAACCTGCCCCAGCCGCTCGCGCACATCGCCCGCGACCCGATCGACCCGGCGTTCGACGACGACGCCTTCCACGCGGCGCTGCGCCGCAAGCGCACCACCGTCAAGCGCGCCCTGCTCGACCAGTCGCTGATCAGCGGCGTCGGCAACATCTACGCCGACGAGGCGCTATGGCGCACCAGGCTGCACTACGAGCGGCCCGCCGCGACCATGACCCGCCCCCGTACCGCCGAACTCCTCACGCACATCCGCGAGGTGATGGGCGACGCGCTGGCCGCCGGCGGCACCAGCTTCGACAGCCTGTACGTCAACGTGAACGGCGAATCGGGCTACTTCGACCGGTCGCTGGACGCCTACGGCCGGGAAGACCTGCCCTGCCGGCGGTGCGGCACCCCGATCCGGCGCCGCGCCTGGATGAACCGCTCCAGCTACTTCTGCCCGCGCTGTCAGCCGGAGCCGCGGGCCGCGTCGTAG
- a CDS encoding winged helix-turn-helix transcriptional regulator, whose product MSELRGGTGAGVGEGAGSAGVLDAAAGAAPGEAFDVFVRGCPSRGTLEHVTGRWGALTLCALNGDTLRFNELRRRVEGVSEKMLAQTLHALERDGLVLRDARPTNPPHVEYRLSPLGAATARPLRELIGLLERRMPDVLAARSSYDAARGSG is encoded by the coding sequence ATGAGCGAGCTGAGGGGCGGGACGGGCGCCGGGGTGGGGGAAGGAGCCGGGAGTGCCGGGGTGCTCGACGCTGCTGCGGGGGCGGCGCCCGGGGAGGCGTTCGACGTATTCGTCCGGGGGTGCCCGTCGCGCGGCACACTGGAGCATGTGACCGGGCGCTGGGGCGCCCTGACGCTGTGCGCGCTGAACGGGGACACCCTGCGGTTCAACGAGCTGCGGCGCCGGGTGGAGGGGGTCAGCGAGAAGATGCTGGCGCAGACCCTGCACGCGCTGGAGCGCGACGGGCTGGTGCTGCGTGACGCCCGGCCGACCAATCCGCCGCACGTCGAGTACCGGCTCAGCCCGCTCGGCGCGGCCACCGCCCGGCCGCTGCGCGAGCTGATCGGGCTTCTGGAGCGCCGGATGCCGGACGTGCTGGCCGCCCGCAGCTCCTACGACGCGGCCCGCGGCTCCGGCTGA
- a CDS encoding PadR family transcriptional regulator, with the protein MRKTHALIQVILALMEDPEGRHWGYELSKQAGVRSGVLYPMLRRMLEDGWVEDGWEDPAEIEDKRPPRRYYTLTGEGQVAVTAILRDAQRDERFRALVGRPAQ; encoded by the coding sequence ATGCGAAAGACTCACGCCTTGATCCAAGTGATCTTGGCACTGATGGAGGACCCAGAGGGTCGCCACTGGGGATACGAGTTGTCGAAGCAGGCGGGCGTCCGGTCCGGCGTTCTCTACCCCATGCTCAGGCGCATGCTGGAAGATGGATGGGTCGAGGATGGTTGGGAAGATCCGGCTGAGATCGAGGACAAGCGGCCTCCGCGTCGCTACTACACGCTCACGGGTGAAGGACAGGTCGCAGTAACTGCGATCCTTCGGGATGCTCAGCGTGACGAGCGATTCCGTGCACTTGTCGGGAGGCCCGCCCAGTGA
- a CDS encoding DUF2314 domain-containing protein, which produces MIAELVGAVASWPLLVAALVVFGFAPGALLRLVVLAFERDDPRRAELRAELTAVPRVERPFWVIEQLEVALFDGLWPRLLWAATGRVIDRWHLTSGVKSNRRHPQSFWIPSAEEKRALRPGIAVKLMFNMRDGWGERMWVEIVAIKKRKIVGVLHNQPIGIPRLYHGDKVRFKYDHIIDIDWDDDSTQLCQGPSAPNLLEET; this is translated from the coding sequence GTGATTGCTGAGCTTGTCGGCGCTGTGGCGTCGTGGCCGCTCCTTGTCGCCGCCCTTGTCGTCTTCGGGTTTGCCCCGGGTGCACTGCTTCGCCTGGTTGTCCTGGCCTTTGAGCGGGACGATCCACGACGGGCTGAGTTGCGTGCGGAACTGACTGCTGTTCCTCGCGTTGAGCGACCCTTCTGGGTGATTGAGCAATTGGAGGTGGCCCTCTTTGACGGGCTCTGGCCCCGTCTGCTGTGGGCTGCAACTGGACGCGTCATCGATCGCTGGCACCTGACCTCTGGAGTTAAGTCCAACCGCCGGCACCCGCAAAGCTTCTGGATTCCTTCCGCTGAGGAGAAGCGTGCGCTGAGGCCCGGTATCGCGGTGAAGCTCATGTTCAACATGCGGGACGGCTGGGGGGAACGCATGTGGGTCGAGATCGTTGCGATCAAAAAGCGCAAGATCGTCGGTGTGCTACACAATCAGCCGATTGGGATTCCCCGCCTATACCACGGGGACAAGGTCCGCTTCAAGTACGACCATATTATTGACATCGACTGGGACGACGACAGCACCCAACTCTGTCAGGGTCCGAGCGCTCCGAACTTGCTTGAGGAAACGTAG